The DNA region CTTCCAAAACCGATAGGGTTTTTCATTTCTGAGCGATCTTAGTAGTAGAAAACGAGAATTGTTCACCTTTTAAAATCATACGAAGATGAAAAAGTTAGCTAGTATTGCAGTTGGGTGGTTGATGGCATTTTTGCTGTTGGGTATTTCACCTTTATGGGCACAGGAAGAAGCCGGGAACTATTTCACTATTACAGGAATAGTGAAAAATAAGGATAATAAGAGAAAACTGGAGAATGTGAATGTGTCTGTTCCCGGTACGAACATCGGAACCGTTACGAATGCGGATGGTGTGTTCTCTCTGAAGATAAAGGACACGGAGACTATTCTGGGATTGGAGGTTTCACATATTGGGTATTTGAATTCTCAAGTTTCTCTGAAGGATAAGGAAGATGTATCTGATCTCACTATCTGGATGCTGCCGGCTCCTAATCTACTGAGTGAGATTGTTGTCTTTGGCAATAATGCCCGAGGGCTTGTGGAAGAGGCGATTAAAAAAATTCCGGTGAACTATTCGGCTGACAAGAATTTGCTGACTGCATTTTATCGGGAGACAGTACAGAAAAGGCGACGCTATATCAGTGTATCGGAGGCTGTGATAGATGTGTCTAAAACTGCGTACAGCGACCGGGAACCATCGAATGATAGAGTGCAACTACAAAAAGGACGTCGCCTGCTGAGCCCGAAAACCAGTGATACACTGGCGGTAAAAGTGGTGGGCGGACCTAATCTTTCTATTTATCTGGATATTGTGAAGAACGGAGATGCATTGTTGAGCATGGAAAATCTGAATTATTATGATTTTCATATTGAGGAACCTGTGAATCTGGATAATCGTATGCAATATGTAGTCAGTTTTCGCCCCAGAGTCAGTCTGATGTATGCGTTGTTTTACGGAAAACTCTATATTGATTTTGAGAAACTGGCATTCACCCGTGCGGAATTTTCTCTGGATATGCAAAACAGGGTGAAGGCGGTGGAAGCTATTCTTCATAAGAAGCCTCTCGGATTACGTTTCAGGCCACAGGAAGTTTCCTATTTGGTGACGTATAAAGAACAGAATGGAAAAACTTATCTGAATTACATACGGAATGAAATCCGTTTCAAGTGCGACTGGAAAAAGCGTTTATTCTCTTCCAGCTATACCGTATTTTCCGAAATGGTGGTAACAGATAGAAAGAGCGACTTTGCAGCCATTCCTAGCAAGAAAGCTTTCAAAGAAAAACAAGTGTTCTATGATTTGGTAGATGAATATTGGAATGAGGATTTCTGGAAGACATACAATATTATTGAGCCTACAGAGTCTTTGGAACATGCTGTGAATAAATTGAAAAAGCAATCCCGTTAGATTTCAGATAGTTTTCTTATATTTGGAGACCAACAATAATTCCGGAGTATGCTGAATGAGCTGTTCATACTGACTAAAATAAAAGAGGGCGATATAAAGGCGTTTGAGGAAATCTTCCGTCGTTACTATTCCCCTCTTTGCTGGTATGCCGCAGGTATTACGGGAGAGATGGAAGCTGCTGAGGAAATTGTGGAAGAATTGTTCTATGCGTTTTGGAAGGACCGGGAACATTTGCAGATATTCCAGTCCGTAAAAAGCTATTTATATAAAGCTGTACGAAATGCAGCACTCCAGTTTTGCGAGCATAAGGAAGTCAAGGAACGGTATCGCGAATATGTACTGGCGGGAAATGCTGCGGAACAGGATTCTGATCCTCACCGGCAGTTGGAGTATGAAGAGTTACAGGGACTGATCCGTCATACTCTCGATAAATTGCCTGTACGCAGGCTCCGGATATTTGAAATGCATCGTATGGAAGGAAAGAAATATGCGGAGATAGCTTCTTCATTATCTCTGTCCGTCAAGACGGTAGAGGCTGAGATGACGAAAGCGCTGCGAACCTTACGAAATGAAATTGATAATTATATTCTAACGAAATGATTGAAGTGAATAAAAATAGGACGAAGACGGATGAGGCATGGGAACGGTTGTATGCCCGTTTGGATGAAGATAACCAGCTCGCCGGAGCAGGGCGGGGCGGGGCAGTGTACCGCAAACTTCTCTTGAAATGGGGAGCATTGGCGGCGGCCGTAATTGCCGGTTTTGT from Bacteroides sp. MSB163 includes:
- a CDS encoding carboxypeptidase-like regulatory domain-containing protein → MKKLASIAVGWLMAFLLLGISPLWAQEEAGNYFTITGIVKNKDNKRKLENVNVSVPGTNIGTVTNADGVFSLKIKDTETILGLEVSHIGYLNSQVSLKDKEDVSDLTIWMLPAPNLLSEIVVFGNNARGLVEEAIKKIPVNYSADKNLLTAFYRETVQKRRRYISVSEAVIDVSKTAYSDREPSNDRVQLQKGRRLLSPKTSDTLAVKVVGGPNLSIYLDIVKNGDALLSMENLNYYDFHIEEPVNLDNRMQYVVSFRPRVSLMYALFYGKLYIDFEKLAFTRAEFSLDMQNRVKAVEAILHKKPLGLRFRPQEVSYLVTYKEQNGKTYLNYIRNEIRFKCDWKKRLFSSSYTVFSEMVVTDRKSDFAAIPSKKAFKEKQVFYDLVDEYWNEDFWKTYNIIEPTESLEHAVNKLKKQSR
- a CDS encoding RNA polymerase sigma-70 factor gives rise to the protein MLNELFILTKIKEGDIKAFEEIFRRYYSPLCWYAAGITGEMEAAEEIVEELFYAFWKDREHLQIFQSVKSYLYKAVRNAALQFCEHKEVKERYREYVLAGNAAEQDSDPHRQLEYEELQGLIRHTLDKLPVRRLRIFEMHRMEGKKYAEIASSLSLSVKTVEAEMTKALRTLRNEIDNYILTK